TCATCCGTCTGAAGCCGAGCCTTCTTGCGATTCTTCTCGTTTATATGGGTCCGGATTTCGAACAATTCTTCCAGTCTAATTCCACAAAAAGAATGAAGTCGATCGTTTCGGACGAATTGTATTTTTTAAACGTGAGCGGGAATCAAAAAGAAAATTCTCCCTATTCGGAAAATCTTTCGCTTCAAGATTTTGAAAAAGCAAAATCGGAATTCTTCCGAGTATTGGAACAGATACGAAAAAAAAGGGGTACAACCTAAGATGGACGTCAAAGAAATCGCTCTCGGTCAGATCCGGGATTCTATTTCCACCAAACAGAAATGTATCGATTCGATTTTAGAGGATATTACGAAAGCGGGCGAGCTTGTCTCCAAGGTTTTGCAGGCGGGAAACACTGTCTTTCTCTGCGGGAACGGAGGTTCTTCTTGCGACGCTTCTCATATCGCCGCGGAGCTCGTGGTTCGTTATAAATCCGGGAACGAAAGAAAAGCTCTTCCCGCGATGTCTTTTTCTGCGGATTCCGCGGTGTTGACAGCGTGCTCGAACGACTACGGTTATGAGGAAGTGTTCTCCAGACAAATCGAAGCCTTCGGTAGAAAGGGAGATCTGCTCATCGGACTTTCCACGAGTGGAAATTCCAAAAACGTTCTTCTTGCATTGGAAAAAGCGAAAACCCGAGGAGTCAAAACTATATCCTTGTTAGGCGGAGACGGCGGTAAGATGAAAAATCTGGCGGACTTGGACGTGATCGTTCCGAGCAAGGTCACCGCTCGAATTCAAGAATCTCATATTTTAATCGGACATATCCTCTGTAGCATCGTCGAATACAATCTTTTCAATCTAGAATAATCCAGTTTGTGAATTCTCCCGTAATCGAAATTTCCAATCTGAAGGTTTCCACACCCGGTCATCCGATTCTCAAAGGCATTGATTTTACGCTTCGAGCGGGAGAGGTTCATTGTATCGTGGGGGAATCCGGGAGTGGAAAGTCCACTTTCGCTTCTTGTCTTTTGGGAATGACCGATCCGGAACTTTTTTTGAGATCGGACCGTTTTCAGTTTTTGGGAATGGACGCCCGTTATTTTACGGAAAGAGAATGGAGGCCCCTTCGTGGAAAAAAAATCGCACTGGTCCCTCAGAATCCAGTTTGGGGATTTCATCCGTATCGAAAGACTGGATCTCAAATTCTCGAAGCATTCTCCCTAACGAATCGTGAATACGCGAACAAGGAAAAAGTCCTTCCTCTTTTGGAGTCGATCTACATTCACGATCCCAAACGCGCGTTTGACGGACTTCCTGGAAATCTTTCCGGCGGAGAAAGACAAAGGATTCTGATCCTTCTCGCCGCATATTCCGGGGCGGAGATCGTCGTCGCCGACGAACCGACTGCGGCTTTGGATTCGATCAGCGAGGCGGAAGCGCTAAAACTTCTCATGAAATTCCGAAAGGAAAAAGGACTTTCTCTCATTTTTATCACCCACGAAATCTCCATCGTCAAGGCAATCGCCGATACTATGAGTATCCTCTATCAAGGAGAATGGGCCGAGGTCGTTTCCCGCGGAAATTCCGGAGAATTGAATCCGGGCTCCGAATACGGAAAAAAACTGTTTGAACAGGGAAGCTGATCTTAGAAACTACTCGAGCGAACGATGGGTTATGCAGTCCTCCTAACATTGGTTTTATTTACCTTTCCGATTTTTGCCCAGAAATCCCCATTTATAATGGAGGAAATCGACGCGTCCTCGTTTCCTTCGATTCAACTTTCGATCCGAGATAAAAAACAATTTCCCTTAGAAAGAGAAAACTTTCTCATCCGAGAATCTCGCGGTTCGGAAAACCGCACGGTTCTTCGTCCTAAGGTCACTCGCAAAGAAGGTTCCAGACCGGTTCACACGGTCTTTCTCGTTCAGTCCGGGACGAGCTTGGAAGAAAACAATTTCAACACCCGTCTGCTTCAAAAAATCGTTCAGGCCAGCGGAGACGAGGATCACTTTAGCTTTGTCTTTTTTTCGGACGATCTCCTCGTCGTAGAAAAGGATCTGGATCGACAAACCGCACTCCTGAAAGCTCGGGTTCCCGGTTCTCTTAGCAATCGGAATACGGGGGCCAACCTGGATCTTGTATTCCAAAAATTGAATACGATTTTAACAAGAGAATCCTATCTTGCACTTTTGGTTTCCGATCTCGACTACAGACTTCCTCCGGGACTCAGACAAGGTTTGTCCACTTCCGGTCTTCCCATTCAGGTTTTAGGAAAGCGCAATTTCGCAAACCAGGAACTCGTTCGCATTTATGGAGGAGAATTGTATGAGTTGGAATCTCCTGATTCCGTCTCTCGATTTTTGACGGACTTGGAATACTTCCACAAACATCCCGCGGTGATTCAGTATGATTCTCCGTTTCAAGACGACTTTTGGAAAGGAGAAGGGGATTTTCTGCGGGGAGATTGGGAATCCAGTCGAGGCGGTAAGTTTACCTATTCGTACAAACCCGGCGCGATGAAACAGCTTCGTTTTGTTTTTTTGAGTCCGGGCGTATTTCTTCCCACGATCGGTTTTTTGGTCATTCTTACTTTGATCGGACTTTTGCTCTTGTTCAAAAAGGAAAAAGAACCGGAAGATACCGCAGGCTCTTCCAATGGAGAAGCGGAACGTAGGTTCCACGCGAGAGGGGAAGAACGGGAAGTTTATCAAAGAATGTATGGAGATCAGTTTCATACTTCTCCTTATGCAAATCCGGAAGGAGTCTATGTGGCTCGTTCTCTTCCCGTGAACGAATCCGAGTTCGAGGCGGCGGAAGCCTATGACCTCGCGACCTTGATTCAGAAGGAAGGAAGAACTCCGGGAAAACAAATTCCGATTCGGAAAGCCGAAACGACCTTGGGCGCCGGAGATTTGTCCGACGTTTTGGTTGCCGATCCGAATGTGAGTAAACTCCACGCGAGAATTCGAAAGATTAAGAATCGGTTCGTTCTCTATGATCTTATCTCGGA
Above is a genomic segment from Leptospira stimsonii containing:
- a CDS encoding FHA domain-containing protein; its protein translation is MGYAVLLTLVLFTFPIFAQKSPFIMEEIDASSFPSIQLSIRDKKQFPLERENFLIRESRGSENRTVLRPKVTRKEGSRPVHTVFLVQSGTSLEENNFNTRLLQKIVQASGDEDHFSFVFFSDDLLVVEKDLDRQTALLKARVPGSLSNRNTGANLDLVFQKLNTILTRESYLALLVSDLDYRLPPGLRQGLSTSGLPIQVLGKRNFANQELVRIYGGELYELESPDSVSRFLTDLEYFHKHPAVIQYDSPFQDDFWKGEGDFLRGDWESSRGGKFTYSYKPGAMKQLRFVFLSPGVFLPTIGFLVILTLIGLLLLFKKEKEPEDTAGSSNGEAERRFHARGEEREVYQRMYGDQFHTSPYANPEGVYVARSLPVNESEFEAAEAYDLATLIQKEGRTPGKQIPIRKAETTLGAGDLSDVLVADPNVSKLHARIRKIKNRFVLYDLISDAGTYLNGKKVLRPRVLYDFDEISLGKTVFVFRAR
- a CDS encoding ATP-binding cassette domain-containing protein; its protein translation is MNSPVIEISNLKVSTPGHPILKGIDFTLRAGEVHCIVGESGSGKSTFASCLLGMTDPELFLRSDRFQFLGMDARYFTEREWRPLRGKKIALVPQNPVWGFHPYRKTGSQILEAFSLTNREYANKEKVLPLLESIYIHDPKRAFDGLPGNLSGGERQRILILLAAYSGAEIVVADEPTAALDSISEAEALKLLMKFRKEKGLSLIFITHEISIVKAIADTMSILYQGEWAEVVSRGNSGELNPGSEYGKKLFEQGS
- the gmhA gene encoding D-sedoheptulose 7-phosphate isomerase produces the protein MDVKEIALGQIRDSISTKQKCIDSILEDITKAGELVSKVLQAGNTVFLCGNGGSSCDASHIAAELVVRYKSGNERKALPAMSFSADSAVLTACSNDYGYEEVFSRQIEAFGRKGDLLIGLSTSGNSKNVLLALEKAKTRGVKTISLLGGDGGKMKNLADLDVIVPSKVTARIQESHILIGHILCSIVEYNLFNLE